The Aquamicrobium lusatiense genome segment CTTCGGCTGCATCAGGCTGCCATTGGCGAGCGCCTCCTCCATCTTGGCTTTCGGCCAGTCGTCGAGCAGGGCCGTCACCACCGGGCCAGGCAATACCGCGCCGACGCGCACACCATGCTGCGCCACCTGACGGCGGGTGGAATGAACGAAGGCCTGCACGGCGAATTTCGAGGCGGTGTAGATCGGCTCCCACACTACCGGCACCACACCGGCGATGGAGCTGGTGAACAGGATGTCGCCGCTCTTCTGCGCGATCATGTGTGGCAGCACCGCATGGACCGAGCGGAACGCGGCGTTGATGTTGAGGTTGAGCATCCGGTCCCATGCGTCGGGATCGCCTTCGGCCACCGGCCCGCCGATATAGGCGCCGGCATTGGCGTGGAAAATGTCGAGACGACCGGCAGCGTCGAGAATACGCGGCAACATGCCCGACACGTCTGACGGCGAAAGAAGGTCGACCACCAGCGGTCTGGCGCGTTCGCCCAGCTCGGCGCACAGGGTTTCGAGACGGCCCGCGGCCCGGTCGATCAGCATCACCGTGGCCCCTTCGGCCAGCAGCGTGCGCGCGCATTCGAGGCCGATGCCCGATGCCGCGCCGGTGATGGCCGCGACCTTGCCCTTCATGATTTCCGCCATGATGTTTCCTTCCTGTGGATCAGGCTCTGCCGTGGCTGACGCGGGAGCGGCGGGCGAGCGAATCGACGATGACGGCGATGGCCAGAACCGCGCCGGTGATCATGTAGCGCAGCGAAGAGCTGAGATTGAGCAGTGTCAGGCCGTTGGAAATGGCCTGAATGACGATGATGCCGAGCAGGGCGGAATAGGCGCTGCCGCGTCCGCCGAACAGGCTGGTTCCGCCGATGACGGCAGCCGCGATGGCATTGAGATTGACGTCGCCGGTGCCGGCCTGCTGGCTGGAGGAGGCAAGGCGGGAGGCGGCCAGAATGCCGCCAAGGGCTGCCAGCGTCGAGCACAGCATGAAGGCCGACATGTAGATGCGGCGCACATTGATGCCGGAACGCCGTGCGGCTTCGCGATTGCCGCCGACGGCGAACATGGAGCGGCCCCAGCGGGTGCGGGTCAGCGCATAGTCCAGCAGCACCACCAGTGCCACGAACAGGCCGAACATCCACGGCACGCCGCGCCCCAGATTGAGATAGTAGACGGCGAACTGGATGACCACGGTGAACAGACCGGCCTTGAAGGCAAGCGCGCCGAGCGGTTGCGAGGAAAGGCCGACGGCATGGCGGCGGGCGCGGTTGCGCAGGCCCAGCACCACCATCACCACACCGGGAAGCAGCGCCAGCAGATGGGATGTCCAGCCCGGCATCACCATGACCTGTCCGAAACGCACCAGCGGCGAGGCATAGGGCAGGTTGATGGAGCCGGTCGGACCCAGAATGTAAAGCTGCAGGCCAAGCAGGGCCAGAAGTCCGGCCAGCGTGGCGACGAAGCTCGGCATGCCCAGCCTGTTGTAGAGCATGGCGTAGAGCGCGCCCATCGCGGCTCCGGCAGCAAGTGCGACGGCAATACCGCCGGCAATCGGCCAGCCGGCATTGACCCACAAGACGCCGATGATGGCCGAGGCCAGACCGCTCATCGAGCCAACCGACAGGTCGATTTCGCCCAGCAGCAGCACGCACACGATGCCAAGCGAAATAACGCCGATGGTGGCGCTGTCGAACAGCAGATTCACCAGATTGTTGGGTGCGAGGAAAACCGGATTAAGGATGCTGAACACGGTGGAGATGACGATCAGCCCCACTGCAACCGGCAGCATGCCGAGATCGCCGGTGCGGACGCGCGCGAAGAAGCTGCGCACCATGCCGCCAATGCTCTCATCGGGGCGCACGCGCTCGTCGGAACGGTCGAGCGCCGCTTCTGCGGTGGCATTCTCATCGGATGAGGGTTTGGTGGAAACTGGCGTGGTCATGCTCTTGCCCCGCTGATGCCGTCGGTTTTATTGCCGGCGTCCAGACGGGCGCGGCGACGCGACACTGCGTTTTCGGTGGCGCCGGTAATGGCGGTCACGAGTTCGTTGTTGGTGGCGTCCGGGCTGAAAACGCCATTGTTGCGCCCAAGGCGCAGCACCACGACGCGGTCAGCCACGGCACGGACGTCTTCCATATTGTGGCTGATGATGATGACGCCGAGGCCGCGATCGCGCACCCGCTCGATGAGGTTCAGCACTTCCGCCGTCTGGGCTACGCCAAGGGCCGCGGTGGGCTCGTCCAGCATGATGATCTTGGGATCGAGCAGCAGCGAGCGGGCGATGGCGACCGTCTGGCGCTGACCGCCCGACAGGGAAGCGACCGGCTCGCGAACTGAGGGGATGCGCGCGGCAAGTTCGCGCAGCAGCGTCCATGCCTTCACCTCCATGGCCACCTCGTCGAGGTTCCATGGCGACAGCTCATGGCCGAGAAACAGATTGGCGACGACGTCGAGGTTCTCGCACAGCGCCAGATCCTGAAACACCGTGGCGATGCCCAGTTCCAGCGCCCGCCCAGGGCTGTCGAGCGATACGGTTTCGCCGCAGAATTCGATGGTGCCGGAGGACGGCTGATGCACGCCGGCCAGAATCTTGATGAGCGTCGATTTGCCAGCGCCATTGTCGCCGACCAGCGCCACCACCTCGCCCGCATGAACATCG includes the following:
- a CDS encoding SDR family oxidoreductase, with protein sequence MAEIMKGKVAAITGAASGIGLECARTLLAEGATVMLIDRAAGRLETLCAELGERARPLVVDLLSPSDVSGMLPRILDAAGRLDIFHANAGAYIGGPVAEGDPDAWDRMLNLNINAAFRSVHAVLPHMIAQKSGDILFTSSIAGVVPVVWEPIYTASKFAVQAFVHSTRRQVAQHGVRVGAVLPGPVVTALLDDWPKAKMEEALANGSLMQPKEVAEAVLFMLSRPRNVTIRDLVILPNSVDL
- a CDS encoding sugar ABC transporter permease; protein product: MTTPVSTKPSSDENATAEAALDRSDERVRPDESIGGMVRSFFARVRTGDLGMLPVAVGLIVISTVFSILNPVFLAPNNLVNLLFDSATIGVISLGIVCVLLLGEIDLSVGSMSGLASAIIGVLWVNAGWPIAGGIAVALAAGAAMGALYAMLYNRLGMPSFVATLAGLLALLGLQLYILGPTGSINLPYASPLVRFGQVMVMPGWTSHLLALLPGVVMVVLGLRNRARRHAVGLSSQPLGALAFKAGLFTVVIQFAVYYLNLGRGVPWMFGLFVALVVLLDYALTRTRWGRSMFAVGGNREAARRSGINVRRIYMSAFMLCSTLAALGGILAASRLASSSQQAGTGDVNLNAIAAAVIGGTSLFGGRGSAYSALLGIIVIQAISNGLTLLNLSSSLRYMITGAVLAIAVIVDSLARRSRVSHGRA
- a CDS encoding ATP-binding cassette domain-containing protein, producing MNQQAGAGPQPGSPILKLRQISKNFGAVSALTDIDLDVHAGEVVALVGDNGAGKSTLIKILAGVHQPSSGTIEFCGETVSLDSPGRALELGIATVFQDLALCENLDVVANLFLGHELSPWNLDEVAMEVKAWTLLRELAARIPSVREPVASLSGGQRQTVAIARSLLLDPKIIMLDEPTAALGVAQTAEVLNLIERVRDRGLGVIIISHNMEDVRAVADRVVVLRLGRNNGVFSPDATNNELVTAITGATENAVSRRRARLDAGNKTDGISGARA